The Leifsonia sp. ZF2019 DNA segment ACGGAGGCGGCGGGGTCGCTGCTGGCCGCGGCGCTCGACGACGGGTGCCCGCGCGTCCTCGCGGTGACGTATCCGGACAACCGGGCGTCGCAGCGCGTGTGCGAGCGGATCGGGATGACGAGCCTCGGCGTCAGCGACGCCTACTACAACACGGCGATGGAGCTGTTCGAGCGGACCGCGTGAGCTCCCGTCCTCTGTACCCTTGAAGGGACATGGCACATCTTCTCGGGGCCGAGGCCCTGCACCTCGAATTTCCGACCCGAGTGGTCTTCGACTCCGTCTCTCTCGGCGTGAACGAGGGCGACCGCATCGGCATCGTCGGCCGCAACGGCGACGGCAAGTCCAGCCTGCTCGGGATGCTCGCGGGGCTCCGCGAGCCCGACTCGGGGCGCGTCACCGTCCGCAGCGGCGTCCGCATCGGCGTGCTGGACCAGGCGGACACCCTGGACGACGAGGACACCGTCGGTCACGCCGTCGTCGGCGACGCCGCCGAGCACGAGTGGGCGGGCGACGCCCGGGTGCGCGACGTGATCGCCGGGCTGGTCGCCGACCTCGACTGGGAGGCCCGCCTCGACACGCTCTCGGGCGGCCAGCGCCGCCGTGTCGCCCTGGCCCGCCTCCTCGCCGGGGACTGGGACGTGCTCGCGCTCGATGAGCCGACGAACCACCTCGATGTGGAGGCCATCACCTGGCTCGCCGAGCACCTCAAGCGCCGTTGGTCGGCCACCGCGGGCGGCCTGCTGGTCGTGACGCACGACCGCTGGTTCCTGGACGAGGTCTGCACGCTCACCTGGGAGGTGCACGACCGCGTGGTCGAGCCGTTCGAGGGCGGCTACGCGGCGTACATCCTGCAGCGCGTCGAGCGCGACCGGCAGGCCGCCGCGATCGAGCAGCGCCGCCAGAACCTCGCGCGCAAGGAGCTGGCGTGGCTCCGCCGCGGCGCGCCGGCCCGCACCTCCAAGCCGAAGTTCCGCATCGACGCCGCCAACGCGCTCATCTCCGACGTCCCGGAGATCCGCGATCGTGTCGCGCTCCAGTCGCTCGCCGTCTCGCGCCTCGGCAAAGACGTCGTCGACCTGCTCGACGTCTCCGTCTCCTACGGCGAGCGCCCCGTGCTACGCGACGTGGAGTGGCGCATCGCCCCGGGCGAGCGCACCGGCATCCTCGGCGTCAACGGCGCCGGCAAGTCGACGCTGCTCGATCTCGTCTCGGGGACGCTCGAGCCGACCTCCGGTCGGGTCAAGCGCGGCAAGACCGTGCGCGTGGCGACGCTGACCCAGCGCCTGGACGAGTTGGAGGAGCACCTCGACGACCCGGTCCGCGTCGTCATCGGCCGCCTCCGCACCGAGTACACGATCGGCAGCGGTTCCAAGGCGCAGGCGCTCACGCCCGCCCAGTTGCTGGAGCGGCTCGGCTTCTCGTCGGCCCAGCTCTCCACCCCGGTGAAGGACCTGTCGGGCGGCCAGAAGCGCCGCCTCCAGCTGCTGCTCATCCTGCTCGACCAGCCCAATGTGCTCATCCTCGACGAGCCCACCAACGACCTCGACACGGACATGCTCGCGGCCATGGAGGATCTGCTCGACTCGTGGGCCGGGACCCTGATCGTCGTGTCCCACGACCGGTACTTCATCGAGCGCGTGACCGATCAGCAGTTCGCCATCCTGAGCGGGCACCTGCGGCACCTCCCCGGCGGCGTGGACGAATACCTGCGGCTGCGCACGCTGGAGGAGAAGCGCGGAGCGACGGCCGCCGCGCCGGCGTCGGACTCGACAGCATCGGGCTCGACAGCGTCCACCGCCTCCGCCCCCGCAGCCCCGACGCTCGCCGGGGCGGACCTGCGCGCGGCCCAGAAGGAGGTCGCGGCCCTCGAACGCCGCCTCGGCAAGCTCCAGGAGCAGATCGGCGCCGCCCGCACCGCCCTCGCCGACCACGACCAGTCCGACTACGTCGGCCTCGCCACCGAGATGGAGGCGATCACCGCGAAGGAGCGCGAGGTCGAGGAGCTGGAGACCCGCTGGTTCGAGCTGACGGAGGCGCTGGGCTGAGTCCGACCCGGCTCGCATTCACGCTCCTGCCGTCATGACTGCAGACCGGTGATCATCGCGACGAGGTCGTTGTGCGACACGTCCGCGACGTCGCGGGTGGCGACCTGCGTGCCTCGGCGCAGCACGGTCACCCGATCGGCGACCCGGAAGACCTGTTCCATGTTGTGGCTCACGATCAGGACGGCCGCGCCACGCTCCTTCAGCTTGAGGATGAGCTCCTCCACCTTGGCGGTCTCCGCGACGCCGAGAGCGGCCGTCGGCTCGTCCATCAGCACCAGGCTGCTGGCCCAGTGCGTCGCGCGCGCGATCGCGATGCCCTGGCGCTGGCCTCCGGAGAGGTCGCTCAGGGTGGCGCGCGCCGACGGGATCCGGACGTCGAGCTCGTCGACGAGGGTCTGCGTCTCGGCCGCCATCCTCCGGCGGTCGAGGACGCCGAACGGTGCGCGGCGCAACTCCCGCCCCAGGAACATGTTCATGTAGACCGGCTGGAGGTCGACCAGCGCGAGGTCCTGGTAGACGACCTCCACACCCTTCGCGCGGGCGTCGGACGGGTCGCGGAACGCCGTACGCTCGCCGTTGAGATGGATCTCGCCCGCCGTGGGCTGGTACAGGCCGGAGATGATCTTCACGAGCGTGGACTTCCCCGCGCCGTTGTCGCCGACCAGGGCGACGATCTGACCGGCCTCGATCTCGAGGTCGAACCTCTTGATCGCGACGATTCCGCCGAAGTGCTTGGTGATCCCATCCAGCCGGAGGGGTGTCCGTGCGGTCATGCTGTCCTCCCGGTTGCGGCGAGGGCGTCGCCGATGGTGAGTGGTGCGGATCCGTCGGCCGACCAGATGCCGGCGACGACGGGATGTCCGGTCGAGAGGCCGGCGATACCCGCCGTGAGCCCCCTGGTCACGAAGACCTGCGGACGGAAGCCGAAGAGCGCGGTGTCGCCGGGCTCCACCGCGCGACCGTCGATCGGCACGGTGGCGTAGTAGTCGATCGCGTCCGCCGCCGGCATGTCCACCCGCAGCTCCGGGGCGTCGATCGGATCGACGCCGTCTCCGACGAGGAGGGCGTTCGTGGAGCCGCCGCTCAGCACCGGGTCGACGTAGAGGCCGCCGCCGAACACGTAGGCATCGCCCTGGTGAACGTGCGAGACCTCGGAGACGTAGGCGATCGCCGGATCCTCGATCAGATCCTCCGCCGCGTGCAACGGCGTCGTGCCGGTGAGCCCGTGACCCGGCTCGACCTGGGTGGCGCCGGCGCCCGCGAGCGATGCGAGGATGCTGGCCGACGTGGTTCCGGGCGCGTTGACCTGGACGTCGGTGCGGCCCGCCGCCTGCAACGCTTCGAGCGCGCGCGTGAGCGTCCCGAGGTTGGGGGTGGGGCGCGCGGTGCGGGTCTCAGCGTCGAACAGGGTGGCGGGGAACGTGGTGATGCCCGCGAAGCGCAGCCCGGGCACCGCGTCGAGCCGGTCGGCGACGGCGACGATGTCCTCGGCGGCGAAACCGCCTTCGTGGCCGCGGTAGAAGCGATCGCCGGGCGCGACGATCCGCGCGAGCACGTCCTGCTCACGTCCGGCGGCCACCGCCGCAGCGCCCGCCTCGGCGGCCTTTCGGTCGCTGAAGACGGTCCAGTAGAGCGGCTGGAGGCGCGCGGCCTCTGCGGCACGGTGCCGCGGAATCTGGACCAGGTGGCCCAGATGCCCGGTGCGCAGGCCTCCGGCGGCTGCGGCGACGGCGCATTCGAGGTCCACGCCCACCGCGTGGTCGATGCCGCCCGCCGCGATCGCCCGGGATGCGTCCGGATTGCGCCCGATCTGCTTGGTCATGGCGAATGGAGTGAGGCCGAGCCGGGACGCTTCGGCCGCGAGGGCCGCGCTGTTGCGCGCGACGGCATCGAGGTCGATCACATACGTGTTCGGGGGGATGTCGCCGGAGCGATGGAAGCGGGCCGCGGCCCGCAGGAGGTCCGGGTTGCGGCGTCGGAGGAGGTCGAGGAACATCCGGTCGGTCCTAACTGCTCTTCTTGGCGCGGAGGGAGAGGGACACCGCGATGAGGATGATGACGCCGCGAACGATCATCTGCTGCGCCACCGTGAGGCCGCCGAGGAGGAGGCCGTAGTTGATCATGCTCATGAACAGGCTTCCCACGAGGGCGCCGATCATCGACCCTCTTCCGCCCGTGAGCGCGGTGCCGCCGACGATCACCGCTGCGAGCACGCTCATCAGGTCGGATCCGCCGAGCGTGTACGTGGCGCCGGCGAGACGTCCGGCGTAGAGCAGCCCGGCGAGCCCGGCTGTCGCCCCCGAGATCACGAAGACGATCATCGTGATGCGCGTGGTGCGGATGCCGCTGACCGACGCCGCAGCCGCCTTGTTGCCCACCGCGAGCACGTGGGCGCCGAACCGGCGCTGCCGGAGCACATGCCACCCGAGTGCGACGACCACCGCCGTCCACCACACCAGGATCGGCACACCGAGCAGGGTCCCCGCACCGAAGATCCAGGTGAAGACGGGGTCGGTGACCGGGACGGACTGCAGGTTGGTCGCCTGCTGCGCGAGTCCGGCGACCAGCCCCATCGTGGCCAGCGTCACGAGGAACGACGGCAGCCGGACGAGAGTGACGAAGGCGCCGTTCACCAGTCCGATCAGCGCGCCGACGGCGAGCCCGGCGAGAGCGGACAGCCACCACTGGTGCGTCGCCTGCAGCGTCACCGCTGCGGTCAGGGCCGCCAACGCGACGGTCGATCCGATGGAGAGGTCGATCTGACCGAGACTGAGGACGAAGACCGCACCGACCGCCATGACGGTGATCGGCGTGGCCTGCGTCACGATGTTGACCAGGGTGGTCATGTTCAGGAAGTTCGCGCCCTGGGTGATGGCGAAGTAGACGAAGACGACGACGAATCCGATGTAGACGACGTACTGGCGCCAGTCGGAATGGCGCAGCCGCTCGCCGAGGGTCGCTCTCCCGTCCTGGTGGGGGATGACGGTCATGATGCTTCTCTTTCTGTTCTGGTCGCGGTGTCGATGGCGAGCCGGATGGCCCCGAGCACGGGAGCCGACGGTCCGAGGGTGCTCAGGCGCACCCGTACGGAGGCGCGCCCCAGCCGGACGAGCCACGCGCGGAGCGGGGCGAGGAGTTCTACGCGGCCCCCGATCCCGCCGCCGAGCACGAACAGTCCGGGATCCACGACCGCTTCGAGGGAGAC contains these protein-coding regions:
- a CDS encoding alanine racemase; the encoded protein is MFLDLLRRRNPDLLRAAARFHRSGDIPPNTYVIDLDAVARNSAALAAEASRLGLTPFAMTKQIGRNPDASRAIAAGGIDHAVGVDLECAVAAAAGGLRTGHLGHLVQIPRHRAAEAARLQPLYWTVFSDRKAAEAGAAAVAAGREQDVLARIVAPGDRFYRGHEGGFAAEDIVAVADRLDAVPGLRFAGITTFPATLFDAETRTARPTPNLGTLTRALEALQAAGRTDVQVNAPGTTSASILASLAGAGATQVEPGHGLTGTTPLHAAEDLIEDPAIAYVSEVSHVHQGDAYVFGGGLYVDPVLSGGSTNALLVGDGVDPIDAPELRVDMPAADAIDYYATVPIDGRAVEPGDTALFGFRPQVFVTRGLTAGIAGLSTGHPVVAGIWSADGSAPLTIGDALAATGRTA
- a CDS encoding ATP-binding cassette domain-containing protein; amino-acid sequence: MTARTPLRLDGITKHFGGIVAIKRFDLEIEAGQIVALVGDNGAGKSTLVKIISGLYQPTAGEIHLNGERTAFRDPSDARAKGVEVVYQDLALVDLQPVYMNMFLGRELRRAPFGVLDRRRMAAETQTLVDELDVRIPSARATLSDLSGGQRQGIAIARATHWASSLVLMDEPTAALGVAETAKVEELILKLKERGAAVLIVSHNMEQVFRVADRVTVLRRGTQVATRDVADVSHNDLVAMITGLQS
- a CDS encoding ABC transporter permease, which produces MTVIPHQDGRATLGERLRHSDWRQYVVYIGFVVVFVYFAITQGANFLNMTTLVNIVTQATPITVMAVGAVFVLSLGQIDLSIGSTVALAALTAAVTLQATHQWWLSALAGLAVGALIGLVNGAFVTLVRLPSFLVTLATMGLVAGLAQQATNLQSVPVTDPVFTWIFGAGTLLGVPILVWWTAVVVALGWHVLRQRRFGAHVLAVGNKAAAASVSGIRTTRITMIVFVISGATAGLAGLLYAGRLAGATYTLGGSDLMSVLAAVIVGGTALTGGRGSMIGALVGSLFMSMINYGLLLGGLTVAQQMIVRGVIILIAVSLSLRAKKSS
- a CDS encoding ABC-F family ATP-binding cassette domain-containing protein, translating into MAHLLGAEALHLEFPTRVVFDSVSLGVNEGDRIGIVGRNGDGKSSLLGMLAGLREPDSGRVTVRSGVRIGVLDQADTLDDEDTVGHAVVGDAAEHEWAGDARVRDVIAGLVADLDWEARLDTLSGGQRRRVALARLLAGDWDVLALDEPTNHLDVEAITWLAEHLKRRWSATAGGLLVVTHDRWFLDEVCTLTWEVHDRVVEPFEGGYAAYILQRVERDRQAAAIEQRRQNLARKELAWLRRGAPARTSKPKFRIDAANALISDVPEIRDRVALQSLAVSRLGKDVVDLLDVSVSYGERPVLRDVEWRIAPGERTGILGVNGAGKSTLLDLVSGTLEPTSGRVKRGKTVRVATLTQRLDELEEHLDDPVRVVIGRLRTEYTIGSGSKAQALTPAQLLERLGFSSAQLSTPVKDLSGGQKRRLQLLLILLDQPNVLILDEPTNDLDTDMLAAMEDLLDSWAGTLIVVSHDRYFIERVTDQQFAILSGHLRHLPGGVDEYLRLRTLEEKRGATAAAPASDSTASGSTASTASAPAAPTLAGADLRAAQKEVAALERRLGKLQEQIGAARTALADHDQSDYVGLATEMEAITAKEREVEELETRWFELTEALG